Proteins encoded in a region of the Desulfuromonas thiophila genome:
- a CDS encoding SdiA-regulated domain-containing protein produces MNRRLRSALAGLVLLALLTLVGCFEQEAPPLTAAGDLGEADVLGRAGSLGLQRYVLQGPPVVLGPAVRNASGLAYNAVSGTLFVVMNQPARLLEVALDGTLLRQIELDGFEDTEGVVWLGGERFALIEERRRLLNLLVVPPGASRIAYVDARRYLVDATEAGNKGLEGVGWDAARAHFHLAKEKRPRQLYRLQLPAQEGGSVRIDSPWDVQRYGLGLKDLSDLYHCDRTGNLLLLSDESHAVVEVDEHGRERSRLWLKKGHAGLDHSIKQAEGLVLDGRGTLYICSEPNLLYIFAPAAADKRLKNSL; encoded by the coding sequence ATGAACAGACGTCTTCGATCCGCCTTGGCCGGACTTGTGCTGCTGGCGCTGCTGACGCTGGTCGGCTGTTTTGAGCAGGAAGCGCCGCCGCTCACGGCTGCTGGCGACCTGGGCGAGGCTGACGTTTTGGGCAGGGCGGGCAGCCTGGGCCTGCAGCGCTATGTGCTGCAGGGGCCGCCGGTGGTGCTTGGCCCGGCCGTGCGTAATGCCTCGGGGCTGGCTTACAATGCGGTCAGCGGCACGCTGTTTGTGGTGATGAATCAGCCGGCCCGGCTGCTGGAGGTGGCTCTTGACGGCACGCTGCTGCGCCAGATTGAGCTGGACGGCTTTGAGGATACCGAAGGGGTGGTCTGGCTGGGTGGCGAGCGTTTCGCCCTGATCGAGGAGCGCCGCCGGCTGCTCAATCTGCTGGTGGTGCCGCCCGGCGCCAGCCGGATTGCCTATGTCGATGCCCGGCGTTATCTGGTGGATGCTACCGAGGCCGGCAACAAGGGGCTTGAAGGGGTGGGCTGGGACGCGGCCAGGGCGCATTTTCATCTGGCCAAGGAAAAGCGGCCGCGCCAGCTTTATCGCTTGCAGCTGCCGGCGCAGGAGGGCGGCAGCGTGCGGATTGACAGCCCTTGGGATGTGCAGCGGTACGGTCTGGGGCTGAAGGATCTGTCGGATCTGTACCACTGTGACCGGACCGGCAACCTGTTGCTGCTGAGTGACGAATCCCATGCGGTGGTGGAGGTGGACGAGCACGGCCGTGAACGGTCGCGCCTGTGGCTGAAGAAGGGCCATGCCGGTCTGGATCACAGCATCAAGCAGGCCGAAGGGCTGGTGCTCGATGGCCGTGGCACCCTGTATATCTGCAGCGAACCCAATCTGCTCTACATCTTCGCGCCGGCGGCGGCGGACAAGCGGCTGAAAAACAGCCTGTAA
- a CDS encoding MgtC/SapB family protein — MTDVYDLSLKLATALAIGLLIGSERGWYDRDKRDGSRVAGIRTFSLIGLLGGVAALIEPQQPPWLLAVALLAVTALVVAAHLQDVRKDRDVGVTTAFAMLLCFVLAAWACRGRPLPAIGLTVVVMALLSSKPLLHRWLGRVQPQEFFSTIKLLVISLVLLPLLPNKGYGPWQALNPYWIWWMVVLISSLSFAGYLAVRLLGQKRGILLTAVAGALVSSTAVTLSLARQARLQQRYRLLAAAALLASAIMCVRVLVEVAVVHSALLRQLWPPLLSLMAGLLAGALWLWLRPDNGAGETTTGLELKNPLQLAMALQFGLLLALVLVLAKAMNAWFGQQGLYALALISGLVDVDAISLSLARSARQGLPAEAASLAIVLACVSNTLVKGLLFVTILGPRHHGRLLLGLAALLLPGLLSLLFLL, encoded by the coding sequence ATGACGGATGTCTACGACCTGAGTCTGAAACTGGCCACGGCCCTGGCCATCGGCCTGCTGATCGGCAGCGAACGCGGCTGGTACGACCGCGACAAGCGCGACGGCAGCCGCGTTGCCGGCATCCGCACCTTCAGCCTCATCGGCCTGCTGGGCGGCGTGGCCGCCCTGATCGAGCCGCAGCAGCCGCCCTGGCTGCTGGCCGTCGCCTTGCTGGCGGTCACCGCACTGGTGGTGGCCGCTCATCTGCAGGACGTGCGCAAGGATCGGGACGTCGGCGTTACCACCGCCTTCGCCATGCTGCTCTGTTTTGTCCTGGCGGCCTGGGCCTGCCGTGGCCGACCGCTGCCGGCCATCGGCCTGACGGTGGTGGTCATGGCCCTGCTCAGCAGCAAACCGCTGTTGCATCGCTGGCTCGGCCGCGTGCAGCCACAGGAATTCTTTTCCACCATCAAGCTGCTGGTCATCTCGCTGGTGCTGCTGCCGCTGCTGCCCAACAAGGGCTACGGTCCGTGGCAGGCCCTTAATCCCTACTGGATCTGGTGGATGGTGGTGTTGATCTCATCCCTGTCCTTCGCCGGCTACCTGGCCGTGCGGCTGCTGGGACAGAAAAGAGGCATCCTGCTCACCGCCGTGGCCGGCGCGCTGGTGTCTTCCACCGCCGTCACCCTGAGTCTGGCCCGCCAGGCCCGGCTGCAGCAGCGCTACCGTCTGCTGGCCGCCGCCGCCCTGCTGGCCTCGGCCATCATGTGCGTGCGGGTACTGGTCGAGGTGGCCGTGGTGCATTCAGCCCTGCTGCGCCAGCTGTGGCCGCCGCTGCTGAGCCTGATGGCCGGACTGCTGGCCGGCGCCCTGTGGCTGTGGCTGCGGCCCGACAACGGCGCGGGCGAAACCACCACCGGTCTGGAGCTGAAGAATCCACTGCAACTGGCCATGGCCTTGCAGTTCGGTCTGCTGCTGGCGCTGGTGCTGGTGCTGGCCAAGGCCATGAACGCCTGGTTCGGCCAGCAGGGTCTCTATGCCTTGGCGCTCATTTCCGGTCTGGTGGATGTCGATGCCATCAGCCTGTCGCTGGCCCGCTCGGCCCGTCAGGGTCTGCCGGCCGAAGCCGCCAGTCTGGCCATTGTGCTGGCCTGCGTCAGCAACACACTGGTCAAGGGGCTGCTGTTTGTCACCATTCTCGGCCCGCGCCACCATGGCCGCCTGCTGCTGGGCCTGGCGGCACTGTTGCTGCCGGGACTGCTCAGCCTGCTGTTTCTGCTGTAG
- a CDS encoding YajD family HNH nuclease, translating to MRPTDEILAEARRDALKRQDGYREQALKLFPHVCGRCCREFEGKKLRELTVHHRDHNHDNNPPDGSNWELLCIYCHEQEHVRAIEQQREASGPTAISKPTLNHSPFAALAERFKPQS from the coding sequence ATGCGCCCCACCGACGAGATTCTGGCCGAAGCCCGCCGCGACGCCCTCAAACGCCAGGACGGCTACCGCGAACAGGCCCTCAAACTGTTTCCCCATGTCTGCGGCCGCTGCTGCCGCGAATTCGAAGGCAAGAAACTGCGCGAACTGACCGTCCACCACCGCGACCACAACCACGACAACAACCCGCCCGACGGCAGCAACTGGGAACTGCTGTGCATCTACTGTCACGAACAGGAACACGTCCGCGCCATCGAACAACAGCGCGAAGCCAGCGGCCCCACCGCCATCAGCAAACCGACCCTGAACCATTCGCCCTTCGCCGCCCTGGCCGAACGCTTCAAGCCGCAGTCATGA